The following proteins come from a genomic window of Hoplias malabaricus isolate fHopMal1 chromosome 15, fHopMal1.hap1, whole genome shotgun sequence:
- the LOC136668732 gene encoding antifreeze protein Maxi-like, translated as MEAAFSGTRSAMEATITGTGAAVEAAFAGTGAAVEAAFAGTGAAVESAFAGTGAAVEVAFSETGAPVEAAFSGTEAAEFPAISGTGAETSTEAGACAARQAAPAAPVSVNAPPTVPVSVNAAPAAPVSVNAAPTAPVTVNAAPTAPVTVNAAPAAPVTVNAAPAAPVTVNTAPAAPVPAKAASPAAPVPAKAASPAAPVPAKAPSPDASVAPAVSAPVTVAPADSAPVMVAPAAPGRVCRSPELCPGWFLRLPHRHLPALGNPVLIPMSVPVLVPDH; from the exons atggaagccgccttctcggggacaAGATCGGCCATGGaagccaccatcacagggacaggagcggccgtggaagctgccttcgcagggacaggagcggccgtggaagctgccttcgcagggacaggagcggctgtggaatccgccttcgcagggacaggagcagctgtgGAAGTCGCCTTCTCAGAGACAGGAGCGcctgtggaagccgccttctcagggacagaAGCGGCGGAGTTCCCCGCCAtctcaggaacaggagcggagacgtccacagaggcaggggcttgtgctgctcgccaG gcggcaccagccgctcctgtctccgtgaacgcgcCACCCAccgttcctgtctctgtgaacgcagcgcccgccgctcctgtctccgtgaacgcggcgcccaCCGCTCCTGTcaccgtgaacgcggcgcccaCCGCTCCTGTCACCGTGAACGcagcgcccgccgctcctgtcaccGTGAACGCGGCTCCCGCTGCTCCTGTCACCGTGAACACGGcccccgccgctcctgtcccagcgaaggcggcttcccccgccgctcctgtcccagcgaaggcggcttcccccgccgctcctgtcccagcgaaGGCGCCATCCCCCGATGCatctgtggctccggccgtttcggCACCTGTGACGGTGGCTCCGGCCGATTCTGCACCTGTGATGGTGGCCCCGGCAGCTCCTGGTCGTGTCTGTAggtccccagaactgtgcccaggctggttcctcagacttccccacagacatttgccagcccTGGGCAACCCTGTTTTAATTcccatgtctgttcctgtcctggttcctgatCACTGA